From the Sebastes umbrosus isolate fSebUmb1 chromosome 2, fSebUmb1.pri, whole genome shotgun sequence genome, one window contains:
- the LOC119480021 gene encoding calcium homeostasis modulator protein 6: protein MESRQQWLTRLKNELSNSPLVSNVAFGFILMGLEKLVELEFECPCNPTWNGVFSSAFFIIPAVMAFTLMLIIQGCRCDTWCRKTVSFSSFVPAIVWLILLFLDGQYFACAMTDWEGRFVLVDKAAPQKWCEPISEGDVTPQELMIRSQQLFVFSQVIGIILLIFICAGLVVYVIRESCHQEVEMQDADVAELTVLRMSSLRTRTS, encoded by the exons ATGGAAAGTAGACAACAATGGCTCACCAGGCTGAAAAATGAACTTAGCAACAGTCCTCTGGTCTCAAACGTGGCTTTCGGCTTCATCCTCATGGGACTAGAGAAGCTGGTGGAGCTGGAGTTTGAGTGTCCTTGCAATCCTACGTGGAACGGAGTGTTTTCATCCGCCTTCTTCATCATCCCTGCAGTCATGGCCTTCACCTTGATGCTGATCATCCAAGGATGCAGATGTGACACGTGGTGCAGGAAAACCGTGTCCTTCTCCAGTTTCGTCCCAGCTATCGTGTGGCTCATTTTGCTCTTCCTCGATGGCCAGTACTTTGCTTGTGCAATGACAGACTGGGAGGGGAGGTTTGTACTAGTTGACAAGGCGGCTCCGCAGAAGTGGTGCGAGCCAATTAGTGAGGGAGATGTCACCCCACAAGAGCTAATGATCAGATCACAGcagctctttgttttttctcag GTTATAGGCATAATCCTCCTCATTTTCATCTGTGCGGGTCTCGTAGTGTATGTCATCAGAGAAAGCTGCCATCAGGAGGTTGAGATGCAGGATGCAGATGTAGCCGAGCTCACGGTGCTCAGGATGAGCTCTCTAAGGACCAGGACATCATGA